In Alteromonas naphthalenivorans, one DNA window encodes the following:
- a CDS encoding DUF6644 family protein, translating to MNSLLSWVIDTLNASPINSFVMDNAVVFPTLEMAHFLGLSLLFGSLLVVDLRMVGFAKAVPIKQVDVFLRWALIGFAINVISGLLFVVGDADRYLVNIAFWVKMGCIILAGLNTLYFVIRVKPQMATMPISARALNTPAQLDKNAQVVAWISLFLWTSVIILGRFIPYVETP from the coding sequence ATGAATTCGTTACTTTCGTGGGTTATCGATACCCTTAATGCTAGCCCTATCAACAGCTTTGTGATGGACAATGCCGTCGTATTTCCAACATTAGAAATGGCACATTTTCTAGGGCTGAGTCTGCTTTTTGGCTCGCTGCTTGTGGTTGATTTAAGAATGGTAGGCTTTGCTAAGGCTGTGCCCATCAAGCAGGTTGACGTATTCTTACGTTGGGCGTTAATTGGTTTCGCCATCAATGTGATTTCAGGCTTGCTCTTTGTTGTGGGCGATGCCGATAGGTACCTTGTGAATATTGCGTTTTGGGTCAAAATGGGATGCATAATACTGGCGGGGCTCAACACACTGTATTTTGTAATACGAGTCAAACCGCAAATGGCCACTATGCCGATATCTGCGCGTGCGTTGAATACCCCGGCGCAACTAGATAAAAATGCGCAGGTGGTAGCTTGGATATCACTATTCTTGTGGACTAGCGTTATTATTTTAGGGCGCTTTATTCCTTATGTGGAAACCCCTTAA
- a CDS encoding HupE/UreJ family protein — MNNAVVKNTLTRFLLAFLPAFPLAGILVFLLATPSALAHGVAQQDQGFLSNASGVHIWPFMYLGAKHMVTGYDHLLYLVGVIFFLSKFRDIAIFVSLFALGHSITLLLGVLSGLHVNPYLIDAIIGISICYKALENLSKFRFLNPKMAVFGFGLAHGFGLSSKLQDLALATNGLIPNMLAFNLGVEIGQLLALVMLLSSLSWLHRQPHYPAISNAVNMGLFGAGLMLFGLHITGYLLG; from the coding sequence ATGAATAACGCTGTGGTCAAAAACACATTAACTCGCTTTCTATTAGCCTTTTTACCCGCTTTTCCTTTAGCCGGCATATTAGTTTTTCTGTTAGCAACGCCGTCGGCATTAGCCCATGGTGTAGCACAACAAGATCAAGGCTTTCTCTCCAATGCCTCCGGTGTTCACATCTGGCCTTTTATGTATTTGGGTGCCAAACACATGGTAACCGGATACGACCACCTGCTTTATCTTGTGGGTGTCATTTTCTTCTTATCCAAATTTCGCGACATCGCTATATTTGTGAGCCTTTTTGCGTTGGGCCACTCCATAACACTACTACTTGGAGTGTTGTCAGGTCTTCATGTTAACCCCTATCTTATTGACGCTATTATTGGCATATCTATTTGTTATAAGGCACTGGAAAACTTAAGTAAGTTTCGCTTTTTAAACCCTAAAATGGCCGTGTTTGGCTTTGGGTTAGCTCATGGATTCGGGCTTTCGAGTAAACTGCAAGATTTGGCTTTGGCTACGAATGGGCTCATTCCTAACATGTTGGCGTTTAATTTAGGTGTCGAAATCGGCCAATTGTTAGCACTTGTCATGCTATTGAGCAGTTTATCTTGGCTGCACAGGCAGCCCCACTACCCTGCTATTTCAAACGCTGTAAATATGGGGCTATTTGGTGCTGGGCTTATGTTGTTCGGCTTGCACATTACCGGCTATTTATTGGGCTAA
- a CDS encoding cell division protein FtsZ, whose translation MWEKDATKINIHVIGVGGCGGNAISNMSSASAHSTIRFSSINTDISALNQCQNLSHKQSQEHSTKHEVVLIGEHTTKGFGAGANPEVAKHAAEHSIELLKALIADDTLIIVIAGLGGGTGSGATSVLLDLASEMGIDALCFVTLPFKSEGDKRKEIAYHALEEIKRKANATLVLSNDALITALDATVGIISAFRHCDTQMQRIVESIITMLTSTGYINVDINDFSHILSLEGDTALGVGVAHSDETLCDALTHALKNPLVQTNHIKGTQGVIVQLSCQQEPSLAMYESMLAELQTLIDSSRALIISGVTISEELPHFAEVLVIATGIPPDAQSEPSSEKIVEMKRPRLSQPYNGKSEYLDTPTFVRLKGKG comes from the coding sequence ATGTGGGAAAAAGACGCAACAAAAATAAATATTCACGTTATTGGTGTAGGTGGGTGTGGAGGTAACGCAATTAGCAATATGTCTTCCGCTTCAGCGCACAGCACCATTAGGTTTAGCTCGATTAATACCGATATTTCTGCGCTAAACCAGTGTCAAAACCTTTCACATAAACAATCTCAAGAACATTCAACAAAGCATGAAGTTGTGTTGATTGGCGAGCACACCACAAAAGGTTTCGGCGCAGGCGCCAACCCTGAAGTGGCTAAACATGCCGCCGAACATAGTATTGAGTTATTAAAAGCCCTGATCGCCGACGACACCCTCATTATAGTGATAGCAGGGCTTGGAGGAGGAACCGGCAGCGGTGCCACTTCAGTGTTGTTAGATTTAGCATCAGAAATGGGAATAGATGCCCTTTGCTTTGTTACCCTGCCCTTTAAATCTGAAGGGGATAAACGCAAAGAAATAGCCTATCACGCCCTTGAAGAAATTAAGCGCAAAGCCAACGCGACCCTGGTGCTTTCAAACGATGCACTTATCACCGCGCTTGATGCAACCGTGGGCATTATTAGCGCCTTCCGGCATTGTGACACGCAAATGCAGCGAATTGTTGAATCCATCATTACTATGCTAACCAGCACGGGTTACATCAATGTTGATATCAACGATTTCAGCCATATTCTATCACTTGAAGGTGATACCGCCTTAGGCGTTGGCGTGGCGCACAGTGATGAAACACTTTGTGATGCACTAACGCATGCTTTGAAGAACCCTTTAGTACAAACCAACCATATTAAAGGCACGCAAGGTGTAATAGTTCAGCTATCTTGTCAACAAGAGCCCAGCCTTGCAATGTACGAAAGTATGCTGGCTGAGCTACAAACCTTGATAGACAGCTCTCGAGCATTGATTATTAGTGGCGTAACTATCTCGGAAGAACTTCCCCACTTTGCTGAGGTGTTGGTTATTGCGACAGGCATTCCACCTGATGCGCAAAGCGAACCTTCTTCTGAAAAGATAGTAGAGATGAAGCGACCAAGACTATCTCAACCCTATAATGGTAAAAGCGAGTATCTAGATACCCCGACTTTCGTGAGGCTAAAAGGAAAAGGCTAG
- a CDS encoding helix-turn-helix transcriptional regulator: protein MNAFQRKLDILQFIPRAPRKVSSRQILDNLQNSGHANIDMRTVQRDLKSLEQIGLFGLEVDKRSKPFGWNINACFKKLNLSLMDGNTALAFNVLEQSSETLPNTTLKELQPYFNKAEQILAHDNDSLLQHWSKSVSNVQVSQPLVPPDIDPVTLERLKNALYYKKQVNADIKRLFKRAKKAVWKHYDKVNPMGLIQQNGRLIFICTFGSLHTRRYSLPINFIRNVEVTKSDCQQSNDYHKSLRAELVSTQEKAELKLLINDNSFFLLHGYKLAEDQNICSSTIAGKSLLTATVTDDSKLRAFLRGLGSNIEVLEPLSLRRYFTGLSESLYQTYCN from the coding sequence GTGAACGCATTCCAGCGAAAGTTAGACATTCTACAATTTATACCCCGCGCACCTCGTAAAGTGTCGAGTCGGCAGATTTTAGATAACTTGCAAAACAGTGGTCACGCCAATATTGATATGCGTACTGTGCAGCGAGATTTAAAAAGCCTTGAGCAAATAGGCTTGTTTGGCCTTGAAGTGGATAAACGCTCAAAACCCTTTGGCTGGAATATTAATGCCTGTTTCAAGAAATTAAACTTAAGCTTGATGGATGGCAATACCGCCCTTGCGTTCAATGTACTCGAGCAATCTAGTGAAACCCTTCCGAATACTACATTGAAAGAACTACAGCCTTACTTCAATAAGGCCGAGCAAATACTAGCTCATGATAACGACTCGCTTTTGCAGCATTGGTCAAAGTCGGTGAGTAATGTGCAAGTGTCACAACCTTTGGTGCCACCTGATATCGACCCGGTTACGTTAGAGCGTTTAAAAAACGCTTTGTATTACAAAAAACAGGTGAATGCAGATATAAAAAGGCTTTTCAAGCGCGCAAAAAAAGCAGTATGGAAGCATTATGATAAAGTGAACCCAATGGGGTTAATACAGCAAAATGGTCGTCTAATATTTATATGTACTTTTGGATCTTTGCATACCAGACGATATTCCTTACCGATAAATTTTATTCGAAATGTTGAGGTGACAAAGAGTGATTGCCAGCAAAGCAATGACTATCACAAAAGCCTCCGAGCTGAGTTGGTGTCAACGCAAGAAAAAGCGGAATTGAAACTGCTTATCAACGACAATTCTTTCTTCCTATTACACGGCTATAAGCTGGCTGAAGATCAAAACATCTGCAGCTCAACGATTGCCGGAAAGTCACTATTGACGGCAACGGTTACCGACGACAGTAAGCTTCGCGCATTTTTAAGAGGGCTAGGAAGTAATATTGAAGTTCTTGAGCCCTTATCGCTTAGACGTTACTTTACAGGCTTGTCGGAAAGCCTCTACCAGACTTACTGCAATTAA
- a CDS encoding ParD-like family protein encodes MGIVKISDALHEEVRKTSAVMERSINSQAEFWMKVGRLAEQNPKLSYEQIIDLEMRSQNVSSVRLVSE; translated from the coding sequence ATGGGAATTGTTAAGATATCTGATGCATTGCATGAAGAGGTGCGTAAAACCAGCGCAGTGATGGAACGTTCTATTAATTCGCAAGCAGAATTTTGGATGAAAGTCGGCCGGCTAGCAGAGCAAAATCCCAAATTATCTTATGAACAAATCATTGATTTAGAGATGCGCTCTCAAAACGTATCTTCAGTAAGGTTGGTTAGTGAATAG
- the map gene encoding type I methionyl aminopeptidase, protein MRESGKLLAKVFNELDSFMAPGITTLEIDSFVERFIVDCLKARPASKGQYGYQFVLNSSVNDVVCHGVPSAAKKLKNGDIVNIDITLEKNGYIADSSKMYAIGTVSPIAKKLIDVTYEAMYKGIETVKHGSTIGDIGAAIQEHAQKHGYSVVRDYCGHGIGKEMHEEPEIVHVGSAGTGLKLEAGMTFTIEPMINQGTYKTKLKKDGWTVVTRDKKLSAQWEHTVLVTATGAEILTLRDSEPR, encoded by the coding sequence ATGCGTGAATCAGGCAAATTACTGGCAAAGGTTTTCAACGAGCTAGATAGCTTTATGGCTCCTGGCATTACCACCCTTGAAATTGATAGCTTTGTAGAACGGTTTATTGTTGATTGCCTTAAAGCAAGACCCGCAAGTAAAGGGCAATATGGGTATCAATTTGTACTCAATAGTTCTGTGAATGACGTGGTTTGCCATGGTGTTCCTTCTGCAGCTAAAAAGCTTAAGAATGGTGATATCGTCAACATAGACATCACCCTAGAAAAAAATGGCTATATTGCAGATAGCAGCAAAATGTACGCAATTGGTACAGTTTCACCTATTGCGAAAAAGTTAATTGATGTGACTTATGAAGCGATGTACAAAGGCATAGAGACCGTTAAACACGGCTCGACAATTGGTGACATTGGTGCCGCTATTCAAGAGCATGCGCAGAAACATGGGTACAGTGTTGTTCGCGATTATTGTGGCCATGGCATTGGCAAAGAAATGCATGAAGAGCCAGAAATAGTCCACGTGGGTAGCGCGGGAACTGGGCTTAAATTGGAAGCAGGCATGACCTTCACAATAGAGCCCATGATTAACCAAGGCACGTATAAAACAAAGCTTAAAAAAGACGGTTGGACCGTGGTTACACGAGATAAGAAACTATCTGCTCAGTGGGAACACACGGTATTGGTAACGGCGACAGGCGCAGAAATACTAACATTAAGAGATTCTGAGCCTAGATAA
- a CDS encoding HopJ type III effector protein encodes MNYNNVDALKKHLIKSPESVEFGDVTALIDNAFTFTPTAFTNGEVTNEANQNNGSCKLLALGQHLQLNQAQTLALFGGFYRDDVLKNPDGDDHANIRNFMQTGHEGVSFEAFPLSVKS; translated from the coding sequence ATGAATTACAACAATGTCGATGCTTTAAAAAAGCACTTAATTAAATCTCCTGAAAGCGTTGAGTTTGGAGATGTAACAGCCCTTATCGATAATGCATTCACATTCACGCCAACGGCCTTTACCAATGGTGAAGTAACTAATGAAGCTAACCAAAACAATGGTTCTTGCAAATTACTCGCGTTAGGCCAGCATCTTCAACTTAACCAAGCACAGACATTAGCACTGTTTGGTGGCTTCTATCGTGATGACGTTTTAAAAAATCCTGATGGTGATGACCACGCAAATATTCGCAATTTTATGCAGACAGGGCATGAAGGCGTGAGTTTTGAGGCTTTTCCTCTATCCGTTAAAAGCTAG
- a CDS encoding diguanylate cyclase encodes MTLRDYDTPGRFGGEEFIAILPGTSGEQALTIAERVRAAVSKLEIGLENSSQVSNVTVSLGVANLVPTDSKAESIIDRADKALLKAKQMGRNQVVLGD; translated from the coding sequence GTGACCTTGCGGGATTATGATACTCCAGGGCGTTTTGGCGGCGAGGAGTTTATTGCTATTTTGCCAGGCACTTCAGGTGAACAAGCCCTGACCATTGCTGAGCGGGTTAGAGCAGCTGTGAGCAAGCTAGAAATTGGCTTAGAAAACTCATCACAGGTATCTAACGTTACGGTTAGTTTAGGCGTAGCTAACCTAGTACCAACCGACAGCAAAGCAGAATCTATCATCGACAGAGCCGATAAAGCCTTGCTAAAAGCCAAACAGATGGGCCGTAATCAAGTGGTACTTGGTGATTAA
- a CDS encoding protein adenylyltransferase SelO family protein, translating into MLDDQENKTEQPIQTVSDLAKYVDYSFLNSLVVDPHAKEDGNEHNPRQVFSGHYVPVTPTPIENPIYVAHSQAFFEELGFDNSLAHTPEFMRLFSGGMTSLPAELRPYGWATGYALSIYGTEYIQQCPFSTGNGYGDGRALSVLEIVTNGKRFEMQLKGAGRTPYCRGADGRAVLRSSVREFLVQEHMHALGVPTSRSLSLFMSQSETVDRPWYLEGSNSQDPEEMVPNLVAISTRVAPSFIRVGQLELFGRRARSNQHPTALKELQLLATHLIEREYKNDIDTAQPFEAQIVALATAFQDRLTSLVAHWIRVGYCQGNFNSDNCAAGGYTLDYGPFGFCELFDPAYQPWTGGGRHFSFLNQPVAAEKNFDMFCRAVEPLLINAPTELEALRDVNSNFATVMQEKMDNMWAAKLGLNAYDNELLLQLLHLMMRTGVDYNHFFRELSNLPKDVEALKTSFYAELKESMSFEWNEWLKSWRTQLEKSGDINDISKKMKLTNPKFTWREWLVVPAYKDAQVGNFDRIHALQDVLTKPYEEQSEQTQSGYYRLRPREYFNAGGISHYSCSS; encoded by the coding sequence ATGTTAGACGATCAAGAGAATAAAACTGAACAGCCAATTCAAACTGTTAGCGACCTTGCAAAATACGTTGATTATTCATTTTTAAATAGTCTGGTTGTGGATCCGCACGCTAAAGAAGATGGTAATGAGCATAACCCAAGGCAGGTATTCTCTGGCCATTATGTACCGGTAACGCCCACCCCTATTGAAAACCCTATCTACGTTGCTCATAGCCAAGCGTTCTTTGAAGAATTAGGCTTTGATAACAGTCTTGCCCACACGCCTGAATTTATGCGTTTGTTTTCTGGTGGCATGACTTCCCTACCCGCCGAGTTACGACCCTATGGCTGGGCTACCGGCTATGCCTTGTCAATTTATGGCACCGAATATATTCAGCAATGCCCATTTTCAACGGGCAATGGATATGGAGATGGCCGAGCCCTTTCAGTACTGGAAATTGTTACTAATGGAAAGCGCTTTGAAATGCAGTTAAAGGGCGCAGGAAGAACACCATACTGCCGAGGCGCTGACGGCAGAGCAGTATTGCGCTCGAGTGTTCGAGAGTTTTTAGTACAAGAGCATATGCACGCATTGGGTGTTCCTACGTCGCGTTCTCTCAGTTTATTTATGTCTCAGTCTGAAACTGTCGACAGACCTTGGTATTTAGAGGGCTCAAACTCTCAAGACCCAGAAGAGATGGTGCCAAATCTTGTGGCCATCTCAACCCGCGTTGCCCCTTCATTTATTCGCGTGGGCCAGCTAGAACTTTTTGGAAGACGAGCAAGAAGCAACCAACACCCTACGGCTTTAAAAGAGCTTCAGCTTCTAGCAACGCATTTGATTGAACGTGAATATAAAAATGATATCGATACAGCCCAACCCTTTGAAGCTCAGATTGTTGCCCTAGCTACTGCGTTTCAAGACCGACTCACATCCCTTGTGGCGCATTGGATTCGAGTAGGTTATTGCCAAGGAAACTTCAATAGCGACAACTGCGCGGCTGGAGGATATACACTTGATTACGGACCCTTTGGGTTTTGTGAGTTATTCGACCCAGCTTACCAACCATGGACTGGTGGAGGTCGTCACTTCTCGTTTTTAAACCAGCCTGTAGCGGCAGAAAAAAACTTTGATATGTTCTGTCGCGCTGTGGAGCCCTTGCTCATCAATGCACCAACTGAACTAGAAGCATTACGTGATGTGAACAGCAACTTTGCCACGGTCATGCAAGAAAAGATGGACAACATGTGGGCCGCAAAACTCGGGCTTAACGCTTACGATAATGAGCTGCTGCTTCAACTATTACACTTAATGATGCGCACTGGTGTGGACTATAACCACTTTTTTAGAGAGCTATCTAACCTTCCTAAAGATGTTGAAGCACTAAAAACAAGTTTTTATGCTGAGCTTAAAGAAAGCATGAGTTTTGAATGGAATGAGTGGCTAAAAAGTTGGCGAACTCAACTTGAAAAGTCGGGTGATATTAATGATATTTCAAAAAAGATGAAGCTTACTAACCCTAAGTTTACATGGCGTGAATGGTTAGTTGTACCGGCGTATAAAGACGCACAAGTTGGCAATTTTGATCGTATTCACGCACTGCAAGACGTGCTGACTAAACCCTACGAAGAACAATCAGAGCAAACACAAAGCGGTTATTACCGTTTGCGCCCGCGAGAATATTTTAATGCTGGAGGTATTTCACACTACAGCTGTTCTTCGTAG
- a CDS encoding glutathione S-transferase N-terminal domain-containing protein, translated as MKFFITLIRNLLGAIIAFVDVITRGTKLKRSPEQQVQVAEESQNLALYQFFGCPFCIKTRRAMYKYNLPIQKRNVSEGSPYREELLQGGGKIQTPCLRIENNDGVEWLYDSKAIIGYLETRFVEAK; from the coding sequence ATGAAATTCTTTATAACCCTTATTCGCAACTTACTTGGGGCTATCATTGCATTTGTCGATGTAATAACCCGGGGCACTAAACTAAAACGTTCGCCAGAACAACAAGTGCAAGTGGCAGAGGAAAGCCAAAATTTGGCTTTATACCAGTTCTTTGGTTGCCCTTTTTGCATTAAAACTCGCCGCGCAATGTACAAATATAATCTGCCTATTCAAAAGCGAAATGTATCAGAAGGTTCGCCTTACAGAGAAGAGCTGTTACAAGGCGGCGGAAAAATTCAAACGCCATGTCTTCGAATTGAAAATAACGATGGCGTTGAGTGGCTATACGACTCTAAAGCGATTATCGGCTATTTAGAAACACGCTTTGTTGAAGCAAAGTAA
- the nadA gene encoding quinolinate synthase NadA, translating into MSVAFRVEQVEYPFPAKPQPLSDARRASLKAEIKSLLKQRNAVLVAHYYTDPEIQALAEETGGCVADSLEMARFGRDAAEQTLIVAGVRFMGETAKILSPEKTVLMPTLEATCSLDIGCPIEEFSAFCDAHPDHTVVVYANTSAAVKARADWVVTSSIALEIVEHLDSQGKKIIWGPDRHLGSYIAKQTGAEMLMWQGECIVHDEFSAQKLADMKALYPNAAVLVHPESPASVVDMADAVGSTSQLIKASQTMDNDTFIVATDKGIFYKMQQLTPNKTFIEAPTGGNGATCKSCAHCPWMAMNGLEAIKASLGATYEGHEIFVDDSLREGALIPLDRMLTFSEELKAKGGL; encoded by the coding sequence ATGTCAGTAGCCTTTCGAGTGGAACAGGTAGAGTATCCTTTTCCCGCTAAACCGCAGCCATTATCAGATGCCCGTAGAGCATCGCTTAAAGCTGAGATTAAATCTTTGCTTAAACAGCGAAATGCTGTGCTGGTTGCGCATTACTATACCGATCCTGAAATTCAGGCATTAGCTGAAGAAACTGGTGGTTGTGTTGCTGATTCGTTAGAAATGGCACGCTTTGGTCGTGATGCAGCAGAACAAACGTTAATTGTAGCGGGCGTTCGCTTCATGGGGGAAACAGCAAAAATACTCAGTCCAGAAAAAACGGTGTTAATGCCAACTCTGGAAGCTACCTGTTCGCTGGATATTGGTTGTCCCATCGAAGAATTCAGTGCGTTTTGTGATGCACACCCCGATCACACGGTCGTGGTTTATGCTAATACTTCGGCTGCCGTAAAAGCCCGAGCAGATTGGGTAGTGACCTCAAGTATTGCATTAGAGATAGTTGAGCACTTAGATAGCCAAGGTAAAAAAATCATCTGGGGGCCTGACCGTCACTTAGGCTCGTACATTGCCAAACAAACTGGCGCGGAAATGTTGATGTGGCAGGGCGAATGTATTGTTCATGATGAGTTCTCAGCGCAGAAGCTGGCTGACATGAAAGCACTGTATCCTAACGCGGCAGTATTGGTTCACCCTGAATCACCTGCCAGTGTGGTAGACATGGCTGACGCAGTAGGCTCCACTAGCCAACTGATTAAAGCGTCGCAAACCATGGACAACGACACCTTCATTGTGGCCACCGATAAAGGCATTTTTTATAAAATGCAGCAACTCACGCCCAATAAAACATTTATTGAAGCACCGACTGGTGGAAACGGCGCAACGTGTAAGAGCTGCGCTCATTGCCCGTGGATGGCCATGAACGGCCTTGAGGCGATAAAAGCCTCATTAGGCGCTACATATGAAGGCCATGAGATCTTCGTTGACGACAGCCTGCGTGAGGGCGCTTTAATCCCACTCGATCGTATGCTCACTTTCTCAGAAGAACTAAAAGCAAAAGGCGGCCTATAA
- the ybgF gene encoding tol-pal system protein YbgF yields the protein MAFTAINTIKAGVTLCAAFAISSSAFAQAPVVDANGGSNLEQRIAVLERIVKSRTEMQHRLQTQLDNMQSEVDQLRGSVEVNTNELEKVLERQRELYLEIDKRVEALKQGGLANVGGTGASQSNSAGVTPSTSSSSPQEGEDEAYDSAVNLILKSREYDKAIPAFQSFIQRFPNSEYAPNAHYWLGQLLFNKQQWNDAIEQFNIVSNRFSDSVKRPDALLKLGVIAERTGDSSGARNFFQQVISEYPNSSAKRLAESRLNNL from the coding sequence ATGGCTTTTACAGCAATTAATACTATTAAAGCAGGCGTCACCTTGTGTGCCGCCTTTGCTATTTCAAGTTCAGCTTTCGCGCAGGCGCCAGTGGTAGATGCCAATGGCGGCAGCAACCTAGAACAGCGTATTGCGGTTTTAGAACGTATTGTTAAAAGCCGAACTGAAATGCAGCACCGTTTACAAACCCAATTGGACAACATGCAAAGCGAAGTTGACCAATTGCGAGGGTCTGTTGAAGTTAACACCAACGAGCTGGAAAAGGTGCTTGAACGTCAGCGTGAATTGTACCTTGAGATAGATAAGCGTGTTGAGGCACTTAAACAAGGCGGTTTGGCAAACGTAGGTGGTACTGGCGCTTCGCAAAGCAATTCTGCAGGGGTTACCCCTTCTACAAGCTCATCATCCCCACAAGAGGGTGAGGACGAAGCATACGACAGTGCTGTTAATCTTATTCTGAAATCTCGTGAATACGATAAAGCCATTCCTGCTTTTCAGTCATTCATACAACGATTTCCGAATAGCGAATATGCGCCAAATGCGCACTACTGGCTTGGACAGCTGTTGTTTAACAAACAGCAATGGAATGACGCTATTGAGCAGTTTAATATTGTATCGAACCGTTTTTCTGATTCAGTGAAACGTCCGGATGCATTATTAAAGTTAGGCGTCATTGCCGAACGCACTGGCGACAGTAGTGGAGCGCGAAACTTCTTTCAGCAAGTGATTAGCGAATACCCTAATTCTTCTGCAAAGCGGTTAGCGGAATCTAGATTAAATAATCTATAA
- the pal gene encoding peptidoglycan-associated lipoprotein Pal — MQMNKLMKSFIIVLPVVTMMACSSGPSEEELAAERNRLAQEQAQAEQDARQAEAQRVEAEAAQRMKRSEEMVQQEMEALKNEQTVYFDFDRASIKPEFQRLLDKHAAFLVKNPSTKVTIEGHTDSRGTPEYNIALGERRAQSVETYLMNAGVSSSQITVVSYGEEKSAVMGSTEYAFAQNRRGVVVYR, encoded by the coding sequence ATGCAAATGAATAAATTAATGAAGAGCTTCATTATCGTCTTGCCAGTGGTGACCATGATGGCTTGTTCGTCTGGCCCTAGCGAAGAAGAGCTAGCCGCTGAACGTAACCGTCTTGCACAAGAACAAGCACAAGCAGAGCAAGATGCTCGTCAAGCTGAAGCACAGCGCGTAGAAGCAGAAGCTGCTCAGCGTATGAAGCGTTCAGAAGAAATGGTTCAGCAAGAAATGGAAGCGCTGAAAAACGAACAAACCGTTTACTTCGATTTTGACCGCGCTAGTATCAAGCCAGAATTCCAACGTTTACTTGATAAACACGCGGCGTTCTTGGTGAAAAACCCTAGCACGAAAGTGACTATTGAAGGTCACACTGATAGTCGTGGTACGCCTGAGTACAACATTGCACTAGGTGAGCGTCGTGCCCAGTCTGTTGAAACTTACCTAATGAACGCTGGTGTAAGCAGCAGTCAAATTACGGTTGTTTCATACGGTGAAGAAAAATCTGCGGTAATGGGTTCAACTGAATATGCATTCGCGCAAAATCGTCGCGGAGTGGTTGTTTACCGATAA